In Halomonas denitrificans, one DNA window encodes the following:
- a CDS encoding DNRLRE domain-containing protein — protein MFRSPGFRFSLRPFVRLALAAMVPFAASSVYGDTLTVAPDRDNTLYERAAGDLSNGAGPNLFFGRTGVNAGNVRRRALMRFDLSAIPPGSVVNSVELTLEVDLVPPGATGFDAALHRVLADWGEGGSVAQGAGGAGAPAVAPDATWLHREFDTVPWSSPGGDYAAAASSTAPVGSGTGPVTFVTAPGLVDDVQQWVDDPGQNFGWILIGEEGNPQNARRIGSRENAALTPQLVVDFEPLVLPEAEPVPAMRGWGMVLLVLAVAVLALRFRRS, from the coding sequence ATGTTTCGATCTCCGGGCTTCCGCTTTTCTCTCCGACCGTTCGTGCGGCTTGCGCTGGCAGCGATGGTCCCGTTCGCCGCGTCGAGCGTGTACGGCGACACGCTCACCGTGGCCCCCGATCGCGACAACACGCTGTACGAGCGCGCGGCCGGCGACCTGTCGAACGGTGCCGGTCCGAACCTGTTTTTCGGCCGTACCGGGGTCAATGCCGGAAACGTGCGTCGGCGCGCCCTGATGCGCTTCGATCTGTCCGCGATTCCGCCGGGTTCTGTAGTCAACAGCGTCGAACTCACGCTCGAGGTTGACCTGGTACCGCCCGGTGCGACCGGCTTCGATGCGGCGCTGCACCGCGTACTGGCCGACTGGGGCGAGGGGGGTTCCGTGGCGCAGGGAGCGGGCGGTGCAGGCGCGCCGGCGGTCGCACCGGACGCCACCTGGCTGCATCGAGAGTTCGATACGGTCCCCTGGTCCTCGCCCGGCGGCGACTACGCGGCCGCCGCGTCCTCGACCGCGCCGGTCGGCTCCGGCACCGGCCCGGTGACCTTCGTCACCGCGCCCGGCCTGGTCGACGATGTCCAGCAGTGGGTCGACGATCCCGGGCAGAACTTCGGCTGGATCCTGATCGGCGAGGAAGGCAATCCGCAGAACGCTCGCCGGATCGGGAGCCGCGAGAACGCGGCGCTGACGCCGCAGCTGGTCGTCGACTTCGAGCCCCTGGTGTTGCCGGAGGCCGAGCCGGTGCCGGCCATGCGGGGGTGGGGGATGGTCCTGCTGGTACTGGCGGTGGCGGTGCTCGCGCTGCGCTTCCGGCGCAGCTGA
- a CDS encoding N-acetylmuramoyl-L-alanine amidase, which yields MPRVLIIALLLTWMAAPAGAGEVENVRVWAGPDKTRVVLDLDAQVDYRLFTLDAPHRLVVDIDAARMSATPALDPEHSGVVEGVRHGVRNGNDLRVVLDLADAARTKSFLLEPTGQYGHRLVLDLYPHGAESATDRLRQVAQTLPADNRDMLVAIDAGHGGEDPGAIGPGGTYEKHVVMAIARELARQVDAAPGMSAVLIRTGDYYIPLKERYQRAREARADLMLSIHADAFRDRRVRGSKVFVLSRRGASSEAARLLAESENAADRAGGVSLDQGDDMLRSVLLDLSQSASMEYSNGAAQAILDELVRDGKTSARRTVERANFVVLRSHDVPSVLIETGFISNPDEEKNLGSPRYRAEIASAILRGVEEHFRLTAPRGTWFAANRDTSEYIVQRGDTLGTIAQRYSVSLSQLRRANRLDGDVIHPGAVLVIPPG from the coding sequence ATGCCGAGAGTCCTGATCATCGCGCTGCTTCTGACCTGGATGGCCGCCCCCGCGGGCGCCGGAGAGGTCGAGAACGTGCGCGTGTGGGCCGGCCCGGACAAGACCCGCGTCGTCCTCGATCTCGACGCCCAGGTCGATTACCGCCTGTTCACGCTCGACGCGCCGCATCGCCTGGTGGTCGATATCGATGCGGCCCGCATGAGCGCGACGCCGGCGCTCGACCCCGAACACTCGGGCGTCGTCGAGGGCGTGCGCCACGGCGTGCGCAACGGCAACGACCTGCGCGTGGTCCTCGACCTGGCCGACGCGGCGCGGACCAAGAGCTTCCTGCTCGAGCCGACCGGCCAGTACGGCCACCGGCTGGTGCTCGACCTCTACCCCCACGGCGCCGAGTCGGCGACCGATCGTCTTCGCCAGGTCGCACAGACCCTGCCTGCCGACAATCGTGACATGCTGGTCGCGATCGACGCGGGCCACGGCGGCGAGGATCCGGGCGCCATCGGCCCGGGCGGAACGTACGAGAAGCACGTGGTGATGGCGATCGCCCGGGAACTCGCGCGGCAGGTGGATGCGGCACCGGGAATGAGCGCGGTCCTGATCCGAACCGGCGACTACTACATCCCGCTGAAGGAGCGCTACCAGCGTGCTCGCGAGGCACGCGCGGACCTGATGCTGTCGATTCACGCGGATGCATTCCGGGACCGTCGAGTGCGCGGCAGCAAGGTCTTCGTCCTTTCGCGGCGCGGCGCCTCGTCCGAGGCGGCGCGGCTCCTGGCAGAAAGCGAGAACGCCGCCGACCGGGCCGGCGGCGTGAGCCTCGACCAGGGCGACGACATGCTGCGCTCGGTCCTGCTCGACCTGTCGCAGAGCGCGTCGATGGAATACAGCAACGGGGCCGCACAGGCGATCCTCGACGAACTGGTTCGCGACGGAAAGACCAGCGCGCGGCGGACCGTCGAACGCGCCAACTTCGTGGTCCTGCGCTCCCATGACGTTCCGAGCGTCCTGATCGAAACCGGGTTCATCAGCAACCCGGACGAAGAGAAGAACCTCGGCTCTCCGCGCTACCGGGCCGAGATCGCATCGGCCATCCTGCGCGGCGTCGAGGAACACTTCCGCCTGACCGCCCCGCGGGGGACCTGGTTCGCCGCCAACCGCGACACCTCGGAGTACATCGTCCAGCGCGGCGACACGCTCGGCACCATCGCCCAGCGCTACTCGGTCAGCCTGAGCCAGCTGCGCCGCGCCAACCGGCTGGACGGCGACGTGATCCACCCCGGCGCCGTGCTGGTGATCCCGCCGGGCTGA
- the rpsI gene encoding 30S ribosomal protein S9, translated as MATEQFYGTGRRKTSTARVFLRRGTGQIMVNQKPLDEFFGRETARMIARQPLELVELADKFDIYATVTGGGTTGQAGALRLGVSRALTEYDENLRGELRKAGFLTRDARAVERKKIGLHKARKATQYSKR; from the coding sequence ATGGCAACCGAACAGTTTTACGGAACCGGCCGCCGCAAGACCTCGACCGCTCGAGTGTTCCTGCGTCGCGGCACCGGCCAGATCATGGTCAACCAGAAGCCGCTCGACGAGTTCTTCGGCCGCGAAACCGCCCGCATGATCGCGCGGCAGCCGCTGGAACTGGTCGAACTGGCCGACAAGTTCGACATCTACGCCACCGTGACCGGTGGCGGCACCACGGGCCAGGCCGGCGCACTGCGCCTCGGCGTGTCCCGTGCGCTGACCGAGTACGACGAGAACCTGCGCGGCGAACTGCGCAAGGCCGGCTTCCTGACTCGCGACGCACGTGCGGTGGAGCGGAAGAAGATCGGTCTGCACAAGGCACGCAAGGCCACCCAGTACTCCAAGCGCTGA
- a CDS encoding ferritin, which produces MSSEGLHAPRERLSKKTLAMHHAIVSLMEELEAADWYRQRADDCEDDALREILLHNMREEIEHAAMVLEWLRRNDGDFDEQLRAFLFKDGEVMDHH; this is translated from the coding sequence ATGTCGAGCGAAGGACTGCACGCGCCGCGCGAGCGGCTGAGCAAGAAGACCCTGGCCATGCACCACGCGATCGTCTCGCTGATGGAAGAGCTGGAAGCGGCGGACTGGTATCGCCAGCGTGCCGATGACTGCGAGGACGACGCGCTGCGCGAGATCCTGCTCCACAACATGCGCGAAGAGATCGAGCACGCCGCGATGGTGCTGGAATGGCTGCGCCGCAACGATGGGGACTTCGACGAGCAGCTCCGCGCCTTCCTGTTCAAGGACGGCGAGGTCATGGACCATCACTGA
- the rplM gene encoding 50S ribosomal protein L13: MKTFSAKSHEVRREWLLVDAEGKTLGRLSSEIARRLRGKHKPEFTPHVDTGDYVVVINADKIAVTGRKMSDKVYYHHTGYIGNLKSITLEKLLDKAPERVIQNAVKGMLPKNPLGRAMIKKLKIYAGSEHPHAAQQPRALEL, translated from the coding sequence ATGAAAACGTTCAGCGCCAAGTCGCACGAAGTGCGCCGCGAGTGGCTGCTGGTCGACGCCGAAGGCAAGACCCTCGGCCGACTGTCCAGCGAAATCGCGCGCCGCCTGCGCGGCAAGCACAAGCCGGAATTCACGCCGCACGTCGACACCGGCGACTACGTGGTCGTCATCAACGCCGACAAGATCGCGGTCACCGGCCGCAAGATGTCGGACAAGGTGTACTACCACCACACCGGCTACATCGGCAACCTGAAGTCCATCACGCTGGAAAAGCTGCTGGACAAGGCTCCGGAGCGCGTCATCCAGAACGCGGTCAAGGGCATGCTGCCGAAGAACCCGCTGGGCCGGGCGATGATCAAGAAACTGAAGATCTACGCCGGCTCCGAGCACCCGCACGCCGCCCAGCAGCCGCGCGCGCTGGAACTGTAA
- a CDS encoding zinc metallopeptidase — translation MVLIGLVLVAAVVVLPGWWVKRVMRRYHEPADRYEGTGAELARDLLDRLGLDRVPVERTDQGDHYDPEARVVRLSPENHDRRSLTAVTVAAHEVGHAVQHALGYGPLVWRTRLVKAAQRVQRIGVVLMVAMPLVLLALRLPRAGLLLLVFGLAALASGIVVHLVTLPTELDASFRRALPLLDKGGYLKPEDRRPARRILAAAAFTYVAASLMGLLNFWWWMRILRP, via the coding sequence CTGGTGGGTGAAGCGCGTGATGCGCCGGTACCACGAGCCCGCCGACCGCTACGAAGGGACCGGCGCGGAGCTGGCCCGCGACCTGCTCGATCGGCTGGGCCTGGACCGGGTCCCGGTCGAACGCACGGACCAGGGCGATCACTACGACCCCGAGGCGCGCGTGGTGCGGCTGAGCCCGGAAAACCACGACCGGCGATCCCTGACCGCGGTGACCGTGGCCGCTCACGAAGTCGGGCACGCCGTCCAGCACGCCCTCGGCTACGGACCGCTGGTCTGGCGGACCCGCCTGGTCAAGGCGGCGCAGCGCGTGCAGCGGATCGGCGTCGTGCTGATGGTGGCGATGCCGCTGGTCCTGCTCGCGCTTCGGCTGCCGAGGGCCGGACTCCTGCTGCTGGTGTTCGGGCTCGCGGCGCTGGCCTCGGGCATCGTGGTCCACCTGGTCACGCTGCCGACGGAACTCGACGCGTCGTTCCGCCGGGCCCTGCCCCTGCTCGACAAGGGCGGCTACCTGAAGCCCGAGGACCGGCGCCCGGCCCGACGCATCCTCGCTGCGGCCGCGTTCACCTACGTCGCGGCCTCGCTGATGGGCCTGCTGAACTTCTGGTGGTGGATGAGGATCCTGCGGCCCTGA